The DNA segment ACACCAACTCGCCGGCCGCGCTGGCCGATGCGGTGCCCCGGGACGACCTGGCCGGTATCACCACCACCAGCGAGTTCTACGCGGTGGCGGCGGCCGAGCTGGCCGCGGCGCGGGGACTGCCGGGCAACCCGCCGGACGCGGTGCGGGCCTGCCGGGACAAGGCGGCGCTGCGCCGGCGGCTGGCCGGCAGCGCAGTGCCGCAGACCCCGTTCGCCGTGGTGTCCGACGCGGCCGGCGCGCGGGCGGCGCTCGGCCGGATCGGCCTGCCCTGCGTGGTCAAGCCGGTCGACGACACCGGCTCGACGAACGTGCGCGTCTGCGTCACCGGCGCCGAGGTCGCCGAGCAGGTGGACAGGATTCTCGCGGTACGCACCAACGTCCGCGGGCAACCGGCCGCACCGGTCGCGCTCGTCGAGCGGTTCGTCGACGGGCCGGAGTACAGCGTCGAGATGTTCTCGGTCGCCGGCCGTGCGGTCTGCCTCGGCATCGTGGCGAAGACCGTCACCGCGCCGCCGTACTGCGCCGAGGTCCGGCACGTCTATCCGGCCGGCGTGCCCGCGGCGGTGGCCGCCGAACTGACCGGCATGGTCGCGCGGGTCCTGACCGCGGCCGGCATCCGCGACGGCGCCACCCACACCGAACTGCGCCGCGACGCCGGCGGCTGCTCGGTGATCGAGGTGAACTGCCGGCCCGCCGGCGGCATGATTCCGGAGCTGATCCGGCTGGTGGACGGCGTCGACATCCTCGAACAACAACTGCGGTGGGCGGCCGGACTGCCGGTCGACCTGACCCGCGACCGGCGTGGCGCGGCCGGCATCCAGTTCGTCACCGCCGCCGAGACGGGCGTGCTCCAGGACGTGCGGGGCGTCGCCGGGGCGCGCGCCGTGCCGGGCGTCTGCGACGTGGTGGTCACGGCGCCGGCCGGCGCCGAGATCCGGCCGCCGCGCAGCGCCTACGACCGGCTCGGCTACGTCATCGCGCGCGGCGCCGACCCGGCCGAGGTGACCACGCGGCTGGCCGCGGCCACCGCCCGGCTCACCGTGACCGCGCAGCCCCGGCCCGAGCTCATCGACGCAGGAGGATCCTGATGACCGACATCGACACCGACATCGACTTCGACACGCACGCGCCGGAGATCGCCGCCGACCCCTTTCCGACGTACGAGAAACTGCGCTCCGGCTGCCCGGTCAAGCACACCGGCGCCTGGGGTGGTTACTGGGTGGCCGCCGGGCACGCCGAAGTGGCCTCGGCCGCCCGCGACACCAACTTCCGCACCGCCCAGGTGCTGGCCGACGGCACCGTGCAGGGCGTGAGCATCCCGCCGCTCGGGCACACCGGCCGGCTGGTGCCGCTGGAGGTGGCCAGCCCGCAGTGCCTGAAGTACCGCAAGCTGCTGGCCCGCTTCTACTCCACCAGCCGCGTCGCCGCGCGCGAAGCCGAGTTCCGGTCGCTGGCCGCCGCCTGCGTGGACGCGGTGATCGCCGACGGCAGCTGCGACATCGTGGACGCCCTCACGCTGCGCCTGCCGGCCATCATCACGATGCGCGACATCGGCGTGCCGGAGGACCGCTGGCGGGACGTGGACGACCTGGTGCACGAGGCGCTGCTGAGCGCACCGCACGACCTCGACGGCGCCCGCGACGCCGCTCAGATGGCCTGCCTGGACATCATCGAGGCGATGGACACCCGCGGCGACGCCGAGCACGACGACCTGATCGACCACCTGCGACGCTCGGAGATCGACGGCGCGCCGGTCGGCGACGACGACATCGTGTCGATGCTCTACCTGCTGCTGCTCGGCATCGACCCCACCTCGACGCTGACCGCGACCGCCCTGTGGCACCTGGCCCGCAACCCGGAGCTGCGAGACCGGCTGATCGCCGATCCGTCGCTGATCCCGCAGGCCGGCGAGGAGTTCCTGCGCTGGGTGTCGCCGGTGCAGGCGACGAACCGCAGCGTCGGAGCGGACACCGAGCTCGGCGGCCGGCAGCTCGCCGAAGGCGACCGGGTGATGCTCACCTGGGCGTCGGCGAACCGCGACGAGGGGGTCTTCGCCGACGCGGGCACTGTCGACCTGGACCGCGACGCGGGGCGGCACGTCGCGTTCGGCGGCGGTCAGCACTTCTGCCTGGGCGCCGGGATCGTGCGGTCCATGTTCCTGGTCATGATGGAGGAGGTCCTCACCCGGATGCCGGACTACCGGATCGCCGACCCGGCCGGCGTCGAGTGGTTCCCCGACCTCAGCTCGGTGTACGGCGTCAGCGCCCTGCCGATCACCTTCACTCCCGCCTGACCCCGCAGACGACGAAGCCCCGGCCGTCACGGCCGGGGCTTCGTCGTGCCGCCGTCAGTAGCCGGCGGCCGTGTCGATGAGGCCGGACAGCGGGCGGCCGGCCGCCCGGCGCCGCACGTTGCCGGCCACCAGCGCGGCGAACTCGGCCATCGAGTCGTCGAGCTCGCCGGCGCAGTGCGCGGTGATCAGGCAGGTCGGCAGGTCCCACAGCGGATGGTCGTCCGGCAGCGGCTCCGGCTCGGTCACGTCCAGGCCGGCACCGGCGATCTCACCGGTGGACAGGGCGCTCACCAGGTCGTCGGTCACGACGAGCCGGCCGCGGGCCACGTTGACCAGACACGCGTCCGGCCGCATCAGCCGCAGCCGCCGGGCGTCGATCAGCCCGTCGGTCCGCGCGGTCAGCGGCGCGGCGAGCACCACCACCCGGGCGGCGGGCAGCACCTCGTCGAGCCGGTCGATCGGCACCACCGCGTCCGCGCCGGGCACCGGGCGCCCGGTGCGGTTGACCACCGTGGTGTGGGTGCGCCACGGGGCGAGCAGGCCGAGCAGCGCCGTGGTGATCCCGCCGCCGCCCACGACGAGCACGTCGGCGCCGACCAGGCTGACCGGCGGCCGGGGCCGCCACCGCCTCGGCCGGACCGAGCCGGTGACGTCGCGCAGGACCGCCATCGCCAGCATCAGCGCGTGCTCGGCGACCGGCGTGTCGAACACGCCGGACGCCCGGGTCCAGATCCGGTCGTCGTCGATCAGCGGCAGGTATCCGTCCACGCCGGCGGCCGGCAACTGCACCCAGCGCACCCGGGGCAGTTCGGCGAGCGCCGCGGCCAGGCCGTCCGGGCCGTCGCCGGTCCAGATCAGCGAGCCGGCCTGCTCCGGCGGCACCGGGCGGCCACCGCCGGCCGCGATGCCGTCGACGACGGCCGGCGCCGGCCGCGGCAGTACCGCGACCGGCAACGGTTCGTCCACGGGCGTGCTCATGCCGGGACCTGCGGTTCGATCAGCTCCTGGCCGTACCCGGACTCGTGGGCCTCGGACCCGGCGCGTCGCCGCGGCAGGTGGATGAGGGTGCGCTTGAGCCACCGGTCGGAGCCGTCGTACCGCGGCCGGAACGAGCCGCGCCCGTGCACCACGATGTCGTTGTCGACCAGGACGATGTCGCCGAACCGCAGCGGCACCTCCTCGGCGCAGTCGTCGAGCGCGTCACCGAGCCGCCGGTGCGCGGACCGGAACGTTTCGCCGTCGTCGTGGAACAGGGTGTAGGCCGGGTCGTAGCGCAGGCACATGCCGTCCGGGGCCGGCCACAGCGTCGCCATGCCGGCGTTCGCGGCGTCCATCCAGTCCTGCGGGTACGAGTCGTCCGGCAGGATCGACAACAGCGGCCGCTGCAGCAGTTCGCGCTGCGTCGGGCTGATCTCGGCGCGCCGCACGCTGGCCAGCCGGCTGCCGACGTCGTCCGGGTTGCGCATGCAGGCCAGCATCAGCAGGTGCGCCCGGTCCGGGTGGAAGGCGTCCTCGGTGTGCCAGGTGAGCTCGGCGGTGCTGCTCGCGCCGACCTGGACCTCCTCGTAGCCCTCGGTGGGCAGGATGTTGTGCACCAGCCGCCCGTCCTGCTGCCCGGCCCAGCCGAAGATCCGGCCCAGCGACGTGCTGAGCAGCACGAGCGCGATGTCCAGCGCGCGGGTGTCCGCCGTGTTCGCGTCCTGCCAGCGCTGCGGCGTGGGGCCCGGTTCGGCGAAACCGGCCAGCAGGCCGCGGATCAGCCGCCGCCCGCAGGTGCGCTCCGGCGGGCGCAGGACCTCCTCGAGAGCGGCGTGCAGCGGGGCCGGCAGTGCGGTGAGGTGGCGCGGGAACACGGTGTCCGCGACCGCGCCGGCCGCGGCCAGGCGGTGAGCGGTGTCGGCGAGCAGGGCGGCGGCCTGCGGGGTGGCGACGTCCGCGATGTCAGGATCGTTGACAGTCGATGTGCCGGTGATCATTTGGAATCTCCCAGGTAATCGGTGGACAGCTGCGACAGCGGCGCGTCGGGCCGGCTCAGGGCGGCCGCCAGCACCGCGGTGTACTCGGCGGCGATCGCGTCGGCCTGCTCGGCGGTCAGCCCCGGCGTGCGGTACTCGACGCGCCCCAGCAGGCCGTCGCGACGCTCGTGGAAGACCAGCGACAGGTCGAGCTTCGCCGTGCCGGTGGGCAGGTCGTCGATCGGGCCGACGTCCAGGCCGGGCCAGGACACGCCCATCGAGGCGTCCCGCTGCAGCGAGAAGAGGACCCGGAACAGGTTGCGCCGGCCACGGGCGCCGGGCAGCTGCTCGGCCGCCTGTTCGACGGAGAGACCTTGATGGGCGTACGCGGTCAGCGCGTTGTCACGGACCTGCGCGAGCAGCTGACCGAAGGACGCGTCGTGGCCGACCGTCGCCTGCACGACGCTGTTGACGGTGCACAGACCCACCACGTCCTCGGTGCCCGGCCGCTCCCGCCCGGCCAGCGGGGTGACGACGGCGAGCTGCTCGCTGCCGGTCCACCGGCGCAACCAGGCCAGGTACGCGGTGAGCAGCACCATGAACGTGCTCGTGCCGGTCTGCCGGCCGTGCCGGGCGGCGGCCCGGGCGACCTCCGGCGGCAGCCAGAAGTGGCGGGTCTCGCCGGTGTAACCGCCCGCCGGGCGGTCGCCGTCGGTGGGCAGCCGCAGCGGCTGCATCCGGGCCAGCTGCTCGGTCCAGTAACCGAGGGTGCGGTCGCGGACCTCGGCCTGATCGGGCCCGGTGGGCGCGGCGAACTGCGGAGCCGGCGCCGGCGTCGGCGCGCCGGCGGTCCGGGCCCGGTAGCAGTCGGCGAGGTCCTGCAGCAGCACCTCCAGCGAGCGCAGGTCGAAGATCAGGTGGTGCAGGCTGACCACCAGCAGATGATCGTCGTCGGCCAGCCGCACCAGCGTCGGGCGCATCAGCGGGCCGGCCGCCACGTCGAACGGCTGACGGGCCAGCTCGGCGGTGAGCTCGGCCAGCCGGGTGTCCCGGTCGGCGGTCGGGTGCCCGCTCAGGTCGGTCTCCTGCCAGCCGGGTGCGTGCGTGGCGGGCACCTGCATGAGCTGCCCGGCGACTTCGGCGTACGCCGAGCGCAGCACCTCGTGCCGATCGACGACATCGGCGACGGCCGCCCGCAGCGCCTCGGTGTCGAGCGGTCCGCGCAGGCGGCACTGCCAGGCCGTGTTGTTCAGCGGGCTGTCCGGCAGCAGGCGGCTGAGCAGCCACATGCCCTGCTGGCTCTCGGCCGCGGGCTTCGCCGCATCCGGCCCGGACGGGACCGGCGCGGACGGGGCCGGTTCGCTCACCGCCTGTCCGCCGGCGTTCTCGATCAGCGCGGCCAGCCCTTGCACCGTGCGCTTCGCGAAGGCCTGCCGCGGCGACAGCCGCACGCCGAACCGGCCGCGCAGCCGGGCGAGCATCCGTACCGCGAGCAACGAGTCGCCGCCCAGTTCCAGGAAGTCGTCGGTGGCGCCTACCCGGTCGACCCGCAGCAGTTCCGCCCAGATCTCGGCGAGCTGCTGCTCGATCTCGCCCGCCGGGGCGACGAAACCGCCCTCGCGCTGGTGCGACGGCTCCGGCAGGGCGGCCCGGTCCACCTTGCGGTGCGCGGTCAGCGGCAGCTCGTCCAGGCGCACCAGCGCCGACGGGATCATGTAGGCGGGCAGCCGGTCGGCG comes from the Actinoplanes sp. OR16 genome and includes:
- a CDS encoding NAD(P)-dependent oxidoreductase, coding for MSTPVDEPLPVAVLPRPAPAVVDGIAAGGGRPVPPEQAGSLIWTGDGPDGLAAALAELPRVRWVQLPAAGVDGYLPLIDDDRIWTRASGVFDTPVAEHALMLAMAVLRDVTGSVRPRRWRPRPPVSLVGADVLVVGGGGITTALLGLLAPWRTHTTVVNRTGRPVPGADAVVPIDRLDEVLPAARVVVLAAPLTARTDGLIDARRLRLMRPDACLVNVARGRLVVTDDLVSALSTGEIAGAGLDVTEPEPLPDDHPLWDLPTCLITAHCAGELDDSMAEFAALVAGNVRRRAAGRPLSGLIDTAAGY
- a CDS encoding ATP-grasp domain-containing protein, whose protein sequence is MPDLIFVESNTTGSGMVALRTARRLGLRPVLLTHRPERYRGLTEAAPEVITCDTNSPAALADAVPRDDLAGITTTSEFYAVAAAELAAARGLPGNPPDAVRACRDKAALRRRLAGSAVPQTPFAVVSDAAGARAALGRIGLPCVVKPVDDTGSTNVRVCVTGAEVAEQVDRILAVRTNVRGQPAAPVALVERFVDGPEYSVEMFSVAGRAVCLGIVAKTVTAPPYCAEVRHVYPAGVPAAVAAELTGMVARVLTAAGIRDGATHTELRRDAGGCSVIEVNCRPAGGMIPELIRLVDGVDILEQQLRWAAGLPVDLTRDRRGAAGIQFVTAAETGVLQDVRGVAGARAVPGVCDVVVTAPAGAEIRPPRSAYDRLGYVIARGADPAEVTTRLAAATARLTVTAQPRPELIDAGGS
- a CDS encoding cytochrome P450; this translates as MTDIDTDIDFDTHAPEIAADPFPTYEKLRSGCPVKHTGAWGGYWVAAGHAEVASAARDTNFRTAQVLADGTVQGVSIPPLGHTGRLVPLEVASPQCLKYRKLLARFYSTSRVAAREAEFRSLAAACVDAVIADGSCDIVDALTLRLPAIITMRDIGVPEDRWRDVDDLVHEALLSAPHDLDGARDAAQMACLDIIEAMDTRGDAEHDDLIDHLRRSEIDGAPVGDDDIVSMLYLLLLGIDPTSTLTATALWHLARNPELRDRLIADPSLIPQAGEEFLRWVSPVQATNRSVGADTELGGRQLAEGDRVMLTWASANRDEGVFADAGTVDLDRDAGRHVAFGGGQHFCLGAGIVRSMFLVMMEEVLTRMPDYRIADPAGVEWFPDLSSVYGVSALPITFTPA
- a CDS encoding TauD/TfdA family dioxygenase, whose product is MITGTSTVNDPDIADVATPQAAALLADTAHRLAAAGAVADTVFPRHLTALPAPLHAALEEVLRPPERTCGRRLIRGLLAGFAEPGPTPQRWQDANTADTRALDIALVLLSTSLGRIFGWAGQQDGRLVHNILPTEGYEEVQVGASSTAELTWHTEDAFHPDRAHLLMLACMRNPDDVGSRLASVRRAEISPTQRELLQRPLLSILPDDSYPQDWMDAANAGMATLWPAPDGMCLRYDPAYTLFHDDGETFRSAHRRLGDALDDCAEEVPLRFGDIVLVDNDIVVHGRGSFRPRYDGSDRWLKRTLIHLPRRRAGSEAHESGYGQELIEPQVPA
- a CDS encoding non-ribosomal peptide synthetase, which encodes MSSTVMEAAVGAQTPLPVQLEQMAEARPEAIAVADDTTALTYPDLVRRVNHLANRLVEAGVAPEDRVGITMRHHADLLLAVLAVLRAGAAYVPIDPDYPAARRDLLARDSGLRAVISDPDLEPSLADVPVLHVTAGVADECDRPCPGPDQLACVIYTSGSTGVPKGVMITQRGLSNLALAAAGQFELGPGDRYLMLASVSFSASLEELFPPLVRGAAAVFPPDRGALSAVPELLAELRDRRITVVELQTAQWHLLVRHLDESADALPPALRLIVMGGERALPDLVARWHRHGLPLVHVYGPTETTATATYFEVPAGVRPDGDVLPIGRPIPGTYAVVVDADMRRVPPGEAGELLLGGDSLARGYLGRPAATARAFVPDPFSGRPGALLYRTGDLVRELPDGNLQFLDRVDQQIKVRGYRIEPAEVEAALQQHPSVREAVVTAREDVPGDRRLVGYVTADDGAVTSADLRAWLADRLPAYMIPSALVRLDELPLTAHRKVDRAALPEPSHQREGGFVAPAGEIEQQLAEIWAELLRVDRVGATDDFLELGGDSLLAVRMLARLRGRFGVRLSPRQAFAKRTVQGLAALIENAGGQAVSEPAPSAPVPSGPDAAKPAAESQQGMWLLSRLLPDSPLNNTAWQCRLRGPLDTEALRAAVADVVDRHEVLRSAYAEVAGQLMQVPATHAPGWQETDLSGHPTADRDTRLAELTAELARQPFDVAAGPLMRPTLVRLADDDHLLVVSLHHLIFDLRSLEVLLQDLADCYRARTAGAPTPAPAPQFAAPTGPDQAEVRDRTLGYWTEQLARMQPLRLPTDGDRPAGGYTGETRHFWLPPEVARAAARHGRQTGTSTFMVLLTAYLAWLRRWTGSEQLAVVTPLAGRERPGTEDVVGLCTVNSVVQATVGHDASFGQLLAQVRDNALTAYAHQGLSVEQAAEQLPGARGRRNLFRVLFSLQRDASMGVSWPGLDVGPIDDLPTGTAKLDLSLVFHERRDGLLGRVEYRTPGLTAEQADAIAAEYTAVLAAALSRPDAPLSQLSTDYLGDSK